In the Cricetulus griseus strain 17A/GY unplaced genomic scaffold, alternate assembly CriGri-PICRH-1.0 unplaced_scaffold_59, whole genome shotgun sequence genome, one interval contains:
- the LOC113831945 gene encoding hereditary hemochromatosis protein homolog isoform X2, with protein sequence MLGITGTDCVQSLKAELTVEATNVSAVLLSLPPSETHTLRYELTAVSPEDSGQPPVRILIYVDDELFLCYKGDSRQAGPCGPRIKGHAGAETWTRETENLLQKKEEQLRRMLAVLTNQQGHNEGFHTLQETLGCELQRNRSTGGFWRFGYDGQDSLVFDQKILRWAMAVPSTQQTKMVWETHAPRDDEVKAFLEDGCPDQLQAFLASLKKFPLVTGPPEVKVTSRKYPVGRITLTCWAFNLCSRVATLTWLWDGKPVQQQTFGPGTILPSGDETYQTWVSIWILPGQEPEFTCHLRHHTHDVKVPAASGRATKNLRDATSSAAASTVSALLTVLVVVLAGAK encoded by the exons ATGCTGGGCATtaccgg CACAGACTGCGTTCAGTCCCTCAAGGCAGAGCTGACGGTGGAAGCCACCAACGTCTCAGCTGTGTtactgtctctccctccctcagaaaCCCACACACTGCGCTATGAACTCACAGCCGTGTCTCCGGAAGACTCTGGGCAGCCTCCAGTCCGAATCCTGATATACGTGGATGATGAGCTCTTCCTATGCTACAAGGGGGACAGCAGACAAGCAGGGCCCTGTGGGCCCAGGATCAAGGGACATGCAGGAGCTGAGACCTGGACAAGAGAAACTGAGAACCTCCTTCAGAAGAAGGAGGAGCAACTCAGGAGAATGCTGGCTGTGCTCACAAACCAGCAGGGCCATAACGAGG GCTTTCACACCCTCCAGGAAACCTTGGGCTGTGAGCTTCAGAGAAACAGGAGCACTGGAGGCTTCTGGCGCTTTGGCTATGATGGGCAGGACTCCCTTGTGTTTGACCAGAAGATTCTCAGGTGGGCAATGGCTGTGCCCTCCACCCAGCAGACCAAGATGGTCTGGGAGACACATGCCCCCAGAGATGATGAAGTTAAGGCTTTCTTGGAGGATGGATGTCCTGATCAGCTCCAGGCATTCTTGGCTTCCTTGAAGAAATTCCCACTGGTTACAG GCCCCCCAGAGGTAAAGGTGACCAGCAGGAAATACCCAGTGGGCAGGATCACCCTTACATGCTGGGCTTTTAATCTGTGTTCTCGTGTGGCCACCCTGACCTGGCTTTGGGATGGGAAGCCAGTACAGCAGCAGACCTTTGGGCCTGGGACCATCCTGCCCAGTGGGGATGAGACCTACCAGACCTGGGTGTCTATTTGGATTCTTCCTGGACAGGAGCCAGAGTTCACCTGCCACCTGAGACACCACACCCATGATGTCAAGGTCCCTGCTGCCTCTG GGCGTGCCACTAAGAACCTTCGTGATGCTACCAGCTCCGCTGCTGCCTCAACTGTCTCTGCTCTCCTCACTGTGTTGGTAGTGGTGCTGGCTGGAGCCAAATGA